One stretch of Caldalkalibacillus uzonensis DNA includes these proteins:
- a CDS encoding toprim domain-containing protein, translated as MGDKIIIVEGKTDKQRLLDIIDESIQIICTHGTLDKQWLEEWVEVLEGEEVYILVDADSAGTKLRQQLKRALPNARHLYTRKMYREVARTPVEYLVKILDIAHFTINEKYHPLLRQI; from the coding sequence ATGGGCGATAAAATCATCATCGTGGAAGGTAAAACGGATAAACAGAGACTGTTGGATATTATTGACGAATCCATTCAAATTATTTGTACTCATGGAACGCTTGATAAACAATGGCTGGAAGAATGGGTTGAGGTGTTGGAAGGGGAGGAAGTTTACATTCTGGTGGATGCTGATTCGGCAGGCACCAAGCTCCGCCAGCAGCTGAAGAGGGCCCTGCCCAATGCACGACATTTATATACACGGAAGATGTACAGGGAAGTGGCCCGAACGCCAGTGGAATACTTAGTTAAAATCCTGGACATTGCCCACTTTACAATTAATGAAAAATATCACCCTTTGCTACGCCAAATCTGA